The following coding sequences lie in one Xanthomonas hortorum pv. pelargonii genomic window:
- a CDS encoding thioredoxin family protein: MKLSFQRPASSSIALLAVLATLIGCGKPDTPAPPAQTKSAATPANAGIAWREGDVDGAFAEAKASGKPLMLYWGAVWCPPCNQLQATLFKDPAFIELTRKFVAVHLDVDLADAQKWGDQFNVKGYPTIIVLRSDRSLITRLAGYSDNARLADALQVAATQTMTSEQLLDRALKTPKELRADDWTLLAGYEWWGMAREPSKTRSASDVLAHLAASAPQPALQRRFALLALSIATTPPVASPAHLALLKAVLADPSEVRANRTELSRFAPRLVVASTSDPGERAALSLALNQALDKVYADATLPIVDRMITASTQIDLARLAQGQTPGSEPKKPQPPLPAAVLDTVRQRVQWAVQTAKTDEERQSVITGAAGLLDDTGDTAGAEQLLLGELTRSKTPYHYMQFLADLAEKRNDPKTALTWLKKSYEGSQGPVMRVESALRYANGVIRLSPQDTAAIESATAQVIGELAGQPDRYGRRNLQNLKALGTSLKTWSTRHHREGSAVLARLQQKMQASCDSKNSSGCSSWLS, translated from the coding sequence ATGAAGCTGTCGTTCCAACGCCCTGCGTCGTCCTCGATCGCGCTGTTGGCCGTGCTGGCAACCCTGATCGGCTGCGGCAAGCCGGACACACCAGCGCCGCCTGCACAGACCAAATCGGCGGCCACTCCTGCCAACGCCGGCATTGCCTGGCGCGAGGGCGACGTTGATGGCGCGTTCGCCGAGGCCAAGGCAAGCGGCAAGCCGCTCATGTTGTATTGGGGCGCCGTCTGGTGCCCACCGTGCAACCAGCTTCAGGCCACCTTGTTCAAGGATCCCGCCTTTATCGAATTGACGCGCAAATTCGTGGCGGTGCATCTGGACGTGGACCTTGCAGATGCACAGAAGTGGGGCGATCAATTCAACGTCAAGGGGTATCCAACCATCATCGTGCTGCGCTCGGATCGCAGCCTGATCACGCGCCTGGCCGGCTACAGCGACAATGCCCGCCTGGCCGACGCGTTACAGGTGGCTGCCACGCAGACCATGACCTCGGAGCAGTTGCTCGACCGGGCGTTGAAGACCCCGAAGGAATTGCGCGCAGACGACTGGACCTTGCTGGCCGGCTACGAGTGGTGGGGCATGGCGCGCGAGCCGTCGAAAACGCGCAGTGCAAGCGATGTGCTTGCGCATTTGGCCGCCTCGGCACCCCAGCCTGCGCTGCAGCGCAGGTTCGCGCTGCTGGCGCTGTCCATCGCAACAACGCCACCGGTTGCCAGCCCGGCGCACCTGGCATTGCTGAAGGCGGTTTTGGCCGATCCGTCGGAGGTGCGCGCAAACCGCACCGAGCTGAGTCGTTTTGCCCCACGCCTGGTGGTGGCGTCCACCAGCGACCCAGGCGAGCGCGCGGCGCTGTCCTTGGCGCTGAATCAGGCGCTGGACAAGGTCTATGCCGACGCCACCCTGCCGATCGTGGACCGGATGATCACCGCCTCCACGCAGATCGATCTCGCTCGCCTGGCACAGGGTCAAACCCCGGGTAGCGAGCCAAAGAAGCCGCAACCGCCGCTGCCGGCAGCGGTGCTCGACACCGTTCGCCAGCGCGTGCAATGGGCGGTGCAGACGGCCAAGACCGATGAAGAACGACAGTCCGTCATCACCGGAGCCGCGGGACTACTGGACGATACAGGCGATACCGCCGGTGCAGAACAACTGCTGCTGGGCGAACTGACACGCAGCAAAACGCCCTATCACTACATGCAGTTCCTCGCCGATCTGGCCGAAAAACGCAACGATCCCAAGACAGCGCTGACGTGGTTGAAAAAGTCCTACGAAGGTTCCCAAGGCCCCGTCATGCGTGTGGAGTCGGCGCTGCGGTATGCCAATGGGGTGATCCGGCTCAGCCCCCAGGACACCGCTGCCATCGAATCTGCCACTGCACAGGTGATCGGCGAGTTGGCAGGCCAGCCGGATCGATACGGTCGACGTAACCTTCAAAACCTCAAGGCGCTTGGTACTTCGCTCAAGACTTGGAGCACGCGGCATCATCGGGAAGGCAGCGCGGTGCTGGCGCGGCTGCAGCAGAAAATGCAGGCCAGTTGCGACAGCAAGAACAGCAGCGGGTGCAGCAGCTGGCTGAGCTGA
- a CDS encoding methyl-accepting chemotaxis protein, which produces MFFSDGHKVEALTKAIEATLQGGPAQWPSNGPALLLKKMAERLCAAQQERDLAKVQAADAAAALRQLEGRFELVANSTTDGLWDIGVINGDPTHPDSPVWWSPQMRALLGFSSEQEFPNVLDSWVACLHPDDKQPTLDAFAAHLADSSGRTPYDVENRLRLKSGQYRWFRAFGTTERDAQSLPLRVAGALTDITERRDREQFLDITLTRFELGSQMLSDGLWDMSVIAGDPINPSNEFWWSQQFRHLLGFESEQEFPNVLDSWASRLHPEDKTRSLNAFAAHLNDRSGRTNFDIEYRLQLKNGQYRWFRARGLTKRAADGTPLRGVGALMDVEAGRQLGEVANTLSNAAGDIVRSNDDLSRRTEQQAAALEETASSMEEMTSIVRKNADGARQANALASSAAETALRGGQLVNGVVSTMSAIQTSSRKIGEIITVIDGIAFQTNILALNAAVEAARAGEQGRGFAVVASEVRSLAQRCTTAAKEIRDLIADSGAKVGQGAEQVNVAGKAMEELLASVKQVNDIMGEIAAASHEQSAGIEQINQTIAQMDAATQQNSVLVDTMASSARALEDQATALVESVESSSRSIHGKPALALVA; this is translated from the coding sequence ATGTTTTTCTCCGACGGTCACAAGGTCGAGGCGTTGACCAAGGCGATTGAAGCCACGTTGCAGGGTGGCCCCGCGCAGTGGCCGAGCAACGGTCCCGCCCTGCTTCTCAAGAAGATGGCAGAGCGCTTGTGTGCCGCCCAACAGGAGCGTGACCTGGCGAAAGTCCAGGCGGCTGATGCGGCGGCTGCACTGCGTCAACTGGAAGGACGCTTTGAACTGGTTGCCAACAGCACCACAGACGGCCTTTGGGATATCGGCGTCATCAATGGAGACCCCACGCATCCTGACAGCCCGGTGTGGTGGTCGCCCCAGATGCGTGCTCTTTTGGGCTTCTCCTCCGAGCAGGAGTTTCCGAATGTGCTGGACAGCTGGGTTGCCTGCCTGCACCCGGATGACAAGCAGCCGACGCTGGACGCCTTCGCGGCGCATCTTGCGGACAGCAGTGGCCGGACCCCCTATGACGTCGAGAACCGCCTGCGTCTGAAGTCGGGCCAATACCGCTGGTTCCGTGCATTCGGCACCACCGAGCGCGACGCGCAAAGCTTGCCGCTTCGGGTGGCGGGTGCGCTCACCGACATCACCGAGCGCCGTGACCGAGAGCAGTTTCTCGACATCACACTGACGCGCTTTGAGCTCGGCTCGCAGATGCTGAGCGATGGCTTGTGGGACATGAGTGTCATCGCCGGTGACCCGATCAATCCCAGCAACGAGTTCTGGTGGTCACAGCAGTTCCGCCACTTGCTGGGCTTTGAGTCCGAGCAAGAATTTCCCAATGTATTGGACAGCTGGGCGTCGCGGCTTCATCCGGAAGACAAGACGCGGTCGTTGAACGCCTTCGCGGCGCATTTGAACGACCGCAGTGGCCGCACCAACTTCGATATCGAGTACCGCCTGCAGCTCAAGAACGGCCAGTATCGGTGGTTCCGGGCGCGCGGCCTGACCAAACGTGCAGCAGACGGCACCCCGCTGCGCGGGGTGGGCGCGTTGATGGATGTGGAGGCCGGACGTCAGCTGGGCGAAGTGGCAAACACACTCAGCAACGCGGCAGGAGACATCGTGCGCAGCAACGATGACCTGTCGCGGCGCACCGAGCAGCAGGCAGCCGCGCTCGAGGAGACCGCAAGCTCCATGGAAGAAATGACCAGCATCGTGCGCAAGAATGCTGACGGCGCGCGCCAGGCCAATGCGCTTGCCAGTAGCGCCGCAGAGACGGCCCTGCGTGGTGGGCAATTGGTCAATGGTGTCGTCAGCACGATGTCAGCGATCCAGACATCGTCGCGGAAGATTGGGGAAATCATCACCGTCATCGACGGCATCGCGTTCCAGACCAATATCCTCGCCTTGAATGCAGCCGTGGAAGCGGCGCGTGCGGGAGAACAGGGGCGTGGGTTTGCGGTGGTGGCCTCCGAAGTGCGCAGCCTCGCTCAGCGCTGCACCACGGCCGCAAAGGAAATTCGCGATCTGATCGCCGATTCCGGCGCGAAGGTGGGGCAGGGGGCGGAGCAGGTCAACGTGGCGGGCAAAGCCATGGAGGAGCTGCTGGCGTCGGTAAAGCAAGTCAACGACATCATGGGTGAGATCGCGGCGGCCAGCCACGAGCAAAGTGCCGGGATCGAGCAGATCAATCAAACCATTGCCCAGATGGACGCAGCGACGCAGCAGAATTCAGTGCTGGTTGACACCATGGCATCGTCCGCCCGTGCACTCGAAGATCAAGCAACCGCATTGGTGGAGAGTGTTGAGAGCAGCTCACGCAGCATCCATGGAAAACCAGCGCTCGCATTGGTGGCCTGA